The following proteins are co-located in the Microcystis wesenbergii NRERC-220 genome:
- the rplD gene encoding 50S ribosomal protein L4, whose product MVNYTVKNWQGEEAGTGTLELKTAKPETAKHLIHRVVVSHLAAARQGNASSKTRSEVRGGGRKPWRQKGTGRARAGSIRSPLWRGGGVIFGPKPRDFEVKVNRKEKRLALRTALISQADNFIVVESFAEQFSQPKTKELTAALSRWGASPEEKILLILTEIPENVYLSGRNICNLKIIRADSLNVYDVILADRVIATAAALAKIEEVYGA is encoded by the coding sequence ATGGTTAACTACACAGTCAAAAATTGGCAAGGGGAAGAAGCGGGAACAGGCACCCTGGAACTGAAAACCGCTAAACCCGAAACCGCCAAACACCTAATTCACCGCGTCGTCGTCAGCCATCTAGCGGCGGCCCGCCAAGGTAATGCCTCCAGCAAAACCCGCTCGGAAGTGCGCGGCGGTGGTCGCAAACCCTGGCGGCAAAAAGGCACCGGTCGCGCCCGGGCCGGTTCGATCCGTTCTCCCCTCTGGCGTGGTGGCGGTGTCATCTTCGGACCAAAACCGAGAGATTTTGAGGTTAAGGTCAATCGCAAAGAGAAAAGATTAGCCCTGAGAACCGCTTTGATCAGCCAGGCCGATAACTTTATCGTGGTTGAAAGCTTCGCCGAACAATTCTCCCAACCCAAAACCAAAGAACTCACCGCTGCCTTAAGTCGCTGGGGAGCCAGTCCAGAGGAAAAAATTCTGCTGATTTTGACGGAAATTCCCGAAAATGTCTATTTATCGGGGCGTAATATCTGCAATCTCAAAATTATTCGCGCCGATAGTCTCAACGTCTATGATGTCATCCTAGCCGATCGAGTTATCGCCACCGCCGCAGCCCTAGCCAAAATTGAGGAGGTCTATGGTGCTTAA
- a CDS encoding 50S ribosomal protein L23, giving the protein MVLKTEARQLADLILKPIVTEKATLLLEQNKYVFDVALKATKPEIQAAIELLFEVKVTKVNTSRPSRQKKRVGRFLGYKPQYKRAIVTLAEGDSITLYPDV; this is encoded by the coding sequence ATGGTGCTTAAAACTGAAGCCAGGCAACTCGCCGATCTGATCCTAAAGCCGATCGTCACCGAGAAAGCCACCCTACTCCTAGAACAAAATAAATACGTCTTCGATGTCGCCTTGAAAGCGACCAAGCCGGAAATTCAAGCGGCGATCGAACTGCTGTTTGAGGTGAAAGTAACGAAAGTGAACACCAGCCGCCCCTCTCGTCAGAAAAAACGCGTCGGCCGTTTCCTCGGTTACAAACCCCAATACAAACGCGCGATCGTCACCCTAGCCGAAGGCGACTCGATCACCCTCTATCCCGACGTATAA
- the rplB gene encoding 50S ribosomal protein L2: MGIRSFRPLTPGTRQAAISDFKEITKTEPEKSLTHRKHSKQGRNNRGVVTSRHRGGGHKRLYRIIDFRRDKRDIPATVAAIEYDPNRNARIALLFYKDGEKRYIIAPAGLGVGDTVIAGENAPFEVGNALPLSRIPLGTEVHNIELVPGRGGQMVRAAGGFAQVVAKEGDYVTIRLPSKEVRMIRRECYATIGKVGNAEARNISLGKAGRTRHRGQRPHVRGSVMNPVDHPHGGGEGRAPIGRSGPMTPWGKPALGRKTRNKKKRSSDLIVRRRNQG; this comes from the coding sequence ATGGGTATTCGTTCTTTTAGACCTTTAACCCCCGGGACAAGGCAGGCGGCCATCTCCGACTTTAAAGAGATCACCAAAACCGAACCGGAAAAGTCCCTAACTCATCGCAAACACAGCAAACAGGGGCGTAATAATCGCGGTGTCGTTACCAGTCGTCACCGGGGCGGCGGCCATAAACGCCTCTACCGGATTATCGATTTTCGTCGCGATAAACGGGATATTCCGGCCACAGTAGCGGCGATCGAGTACGATCCTAACCGTAACGCCCGCATTGCCCTGCTTTTCTACAAAGACGGGGAAAAACGCTACATCATCGCCCCCGCCGGTTTAGGCGTTGGTGATACCGTCATCGCCGGAGAAAACGCTCCCTTCGAGGTCGGTAATGCCCTACCCTTAAGTCGCATCCCCCTAGGGACAGAAGTTCATAACATCGAACTCGTTCCTGGTCGCGGTGGTCAAATGGTGCGGGCTGCTGGTGGTTTCGCCCAAGTGGTAGCCAAAGAAGGCGATTACGTTACCATCCGCCTCCCCTCCAAAGAAGTCCGCATGATCCGGCGTGAATGCTACGCCACCATCGGAAAAGTCGGTAACGCCGAAGCGAGAAATATCAGTCTCGGTAAAGCCGGTCGTACCCGTCACCGCGGTCAACGGCCTCATGTTCGGGGTAGCGTCATGAACCCAGTCGATCACCCGCATGGAGGTGGAGAGGGTCGCGCTCCGATCGGACGTTCTGGCCCGATGACTCCCTGGGGTAAACCCGCCCTCGGTCGCAAAACTCGCAACAAGAAAAAACGCAGTAGCGATCTGATCGTGCGCCGTCGTAACCAAGGTTAG
- the rpsS gene encoding 30S ribosomal protein S19 has protein sequence MGRSLKKGPFVAGHLMEKIEKLNAQGSKQVIKTWSRASTIIPDMVGHTIAVHNGKQHVPVYVSEQMVGHKLGEFAPTRTFRGHAKSDKKAGRK, from the coding sequence ATGGGTCGTTCACTGAAAAAGGGGCCATTTGTCGCCGGCCACCTGATGGAAAAAATCGAAAAACTCAACGCACAGGGCAGTAAACAAGTGATTAAAACTTGGTCCCGTGCCTCGACAATCATTCCCGATATGGTCGGTCACACGATCGCCGTTCACAACGGCAAACAGCACGTTCCCGTATATGTTTCCGAGCAGATGGTCGGTCATAAACTCGGTGAATTCGCTCCCACCCGCACCTTCCGCGGCCACGCCAAGAGCGACAAAAAAGCAGGACGGAAATAA